In Epinephelus moara isolate mb chromosome 20, YSFRI_EMoa_1.0, whole genome shotgun sequence, the genomic stretch AGGCTATATCTGTGACATCCTTTCAATCATTATTCACTATGAAAGCATTTGTAAATACTTAATTTCCTATGGTTTTACCTTTCTATTCTTGTGatttaatattgttttattctttcTTATGTCAGGCACTTTGTAGCTCTGCCAAGACAAGTGCTATGCAATAAAAGTTTATCATATTATTGATTTAAATGAACACTCAAACCGTCTCTCTGATAACACTGTGCTTCCTCTGATGAATGCTATGATGCAAAAGGATCTTTTGAAATCCAAAGCTCATAAACACATAGTTGTCAATGCCACATAGATGCCAGAGATGCACCACTTAGTAATAACTGATGACTTGCAACAGCAGAAAATACCTAAATTACCAAGACACCACTGTAACAGTCAATATTTCTGATGGTCATGATATCATGAAAACACAGTGGGTCACAAACACAACCACTCAAGCACAAACTGATTAAATCTCCACTGTACCTGATGTGAAGAGGCTCTGTGGTTCAGGGGTCATGGGCCAGTCAGAGTTGCCACGGGGGGAGCTGGGGAAGGGGGGCAGGCCAGCGGGGAGAGGGTTAGGATGTCTGAAGTTACTGTTGTCTGAGAAGAGCGACTGGGACTCAGCTGCCGCTCCCTCGAAGGGTGAACGGGCTGTGAGGTCTGACACGCTGATGGGCACCACCAGGCTGGGCTTGGTTAAACCcgggggaggagagggggagtcACTGGTGGGTatctggagacagagagagggaggggcaAACACTCATGAGACTGTCATCGTCACACCTGATTCACCTTCATTTACATGTAACGAGTGTTGAGGCTTCTTACCTGTTGTAAAGTCTCTCCATTCACCATACCGATTGACTCTGGAGGTTTGTCGCTGGGACTGCAGATAAACAAGTGAACAATTAAGATACGTATgaacacaatgttttttttaatttgtaaaaacggcagtaaacaacataaaaaactgatacaaacaaaataaattaagtaCATTAGTAATGTTGTTATAAATATGAAAACATACGTAGAAGTAaatgcataataataataataatttaaaaaaatatactgtataataatACCAATAAATGTAGTAATAAAATGAtactaaaaagacaaaaatatgcttattaagaaataaataaaatcattttctttaaGGACACATATTGTCGAGGAGTAAATTATATACCTGTTACTGTCACAGTTAGAGGAGAAGGGCGACAGGGCTGTACGCTGACCAGGACCCAGGTCTGTTTCTAGCCCATCTGAAGTAATAACTTCTTGGTCTAGATAGTCTAGCAGCGGAGGGGACTTGCGGTCCTCTGAAAGCCCGTTGGCCAGTTTGTTGTGTCCTGACAGCGTCGGCCACCCATCTTTACCATTGCTACTGTTGGTTCTGTtgcaaagcagcagaaaaataaataaagcttagCACAAGTGGAAGAAATAAAAGGAAGcacacagaggaaaataaataacaaaccaACCTCTGTGTGGAGTTGGATTTACTCTTTGACTTCTCTGTTCCACATGCTGGAGGTTGTAGAAAGCTAGGGTTAATTTTATAGAGGTCTTGGAGGAGTTTCTGCTCATACTCTTGATGTTTTCCCGCCTAAAAACAGATGACATGAGTCaacatttatctttttgttATAAGCATGAACCACAATCAACACACAAAGCAAAGAGTGAGTGTTTAATTTACATTTCAGAAGGAGAAACAACTATTTTACCTGCATCTCCTCTTTAGTAAAGCTAGCTGCTTCATCCCCCAGCTCATGTAGATACATACAATCAGGTTTGGGACACTGCATACTTTTAAGAAAGTAACTGCAGTACTTTGTTGTGCCTAAAGAAGCCTGTAACAGAGGGACggaaagaggagaaatgagACAACATCATctgtaaataaaagtaaatcaaAGTTTAGGACTCTTACATCAAGCCCTTTTAGtctaaatgcaaataaaacatattaGCATAGCCACATATGAGATCAGCAGTTGTTCACATCTCACCTTGAGTGTTCTGCCATCAACAACCACATTGTTCACACACTGTATTGCTCTTAGAGCGTCTTCAGAGCGGATGTAAGTGACATAAGCGCTGGCACTGGGCCCCTGAAAAACCAGAACATTAGAGTAAACACACAAGTCAAACACATCTACTGTGGCAGTTTAATTCTGTTTACAGTGTTGTTCCAGGGCAGCAATGAAAAATCATTTGCATTAGTTACTGCTTATATTGCAAGTGTGATGACTAAGAAAATAATATATGTAGTGGgggaaaaacaaccaaataaCATGTAACTGAAATAACTGAAAAGACAAACAATTCTTGGTATTTCACGGTTTCACATGTATGCTTGGTAGAAGACAAATAATTCCTCTATTCCAAAAAATAATATCGATTAAGTTATGATACTGTTTATAATTGTATTAATTTCAAGTACATCCTGTCTATTTGATCCTCTCACCTGTGAACCTGCGTAGGATGTGCTATTGTTGATGACCACTTTATGGATTTTCCCAAACCTCCCAAAATACTCTGGTCGTTTTAGGACCTGTGGGCACAAAGCAAATAACATATATGACTTATCACAAAGTTTTGGGTACACTGTGAACTCTTATACACTATACTCAACACAAACATTACACTTGAGGCTTCAGAGGGAGGTTTTACTGACAGAGATTTAAAATTTGCACTACAATAATTCCCTATCAAaagtatttatgtttttctgacagaaaacttcaaaataaatctgtgtgtcACAGCCTTATTCACATCAAGCTAAAACAGTTCCCACGCTCCAATGTCACAGATTCCAAGAGTCACTGAGATTTCTGCTGGTGAAACTGTACTCACCTCCGGGTCGGCGAGTCGCTGTGAGAGCCCCACCACAAACACCAGGTTTCTCTGGACCACTCTGACGCTGGCCAGATGCTTTCGGTTTTCTGTCACCTTCTGCTTTTTCTCGTtctgtttctgcttcttttcgTTCTTTATCCTTTGTATCTCCTCCTGTGACAGAGGCTTGTACACGGCAGGGTCCTCTGGGTACGgctacacaaaaacacaaaaaaattatGATCCAACATTTGCAAAACAAATACGCTCCTAGTTTAAATGATGTGGCTTTGTAAAGGATCGTGGGTAACTGAGGCCTTTCGCTGTCAGCATGGTAGTTCAACAGGCATCGCTAGCCAAACCGCTGAGGATGTAAACAGCAAATGAGGAACAAGCTACTTTAGCGGTGGGATCAAAAGTTTATCTCCCTCCTTTGAGTGTTGGACACTCAATGTCATCATCCCTCCTATGTCACGGCAGACAAATCACCCCTCAGTTTTGAGGAGTTCCTCTGCTATTGTGTCCATCTCGTCATCTCCTCACCTTTCTGCAGGCGGGGCAGAGACCGTTCTCGTCTGTGCGGATGCGATGCCAACAGAAGCGGCAGATCTGATAGCCGCAGGTGCAAGGGAAGAAGTTGACGTCATCAATCTCCAGCGGCTCCATGCACAGAGGGCACTCCATGGGGTCGTCCTTCATTTCAGGGCTGTGGGACATCCTATGGCGCGGCGAGGGTGAGTGTTTAAGCTTGTCACAGAGCACAGGGCTAAGAAAACATACAAAGGCTTAGTTTAAAAGCTCCATCACGACATGATTACAAATTTTATCAACTGAACTTGTCCCCGCACTTACAGCTTCTGAAATTGAGACCAAACACACCAGAATGTATCTATGCCATTCTTTTCAACAGCAAATGAAACACAATACTGAGATGCCAGGTTATAAGGTCGATGTAGCTAACCTACTGCAGTCTAATGCAATGCATCTTACATTAATGATGGATTTAATGTTTAGTTCTTAGATGAAACTCTTCAGGGGGGTCTTGATTCAAATGTATGGTCCCTCTGGAGGCTGTAGTTTGTGATGCTGGTGAACTGCACTGTGCTATAGGTAGGGCTGGGCATTCTTTAAAAATACTGGTACCCTTAAAGTGACACCAATAGAGTACTTTTTTTGACTGCATTCTTCATTTGATTGGAAGCATTCAGTTTGCCTTCAGACAACACAGGCGTGAAGATGAGACACACTTTTTAACGTTTAAGTGGCATCTCAACACGCTtaactgccaactctgtcaaTACACAGCGCTCAATTTCATCACACAACAGAAAGTATGGGTCAtagctgctgcagtagtgggCCAATTATACATCCCATTAAAACGCTTGCGGTGATTAActgcaagcaaaaccatacTGTGCAAATAGTCATTATTTTCAGATCTGCATACAGAAAGGATTGAGTGCAGGTACTATTTGACTGGAGATGCTTTGAAACtccttggtactgggttatttcggtTGATAGATGAAAGGTATCAATACCCAGCTCTAGCTGTAGGCAGAGATGTTTGTAATGGTGTGGGTGCTACATTTAGACCACTGAGGGTAGATTAAATATTGTAAATTGCTGTCAATACATTTCAGAGGTGAAACAATGGGATGATCGACGGAAAGTATGTTGACAATCAATTTATGagtcattttaaaccaaaaaatgacattcctaaatgtgaatatttggtCCTGTTTGatattaaactgaatatctttcaAATtctcaaacaaaacatgaaatctGAAGAAGTCaccttgggctttgggaaactgCAACAGGTCGCAAACTACAGCCTCCAAAAATGATCATGAAGTCAAATCAACACCTCTCTGGAACAGTTTCAATAGAAATGAACCATTATAACCTCCATAAAGGCTTGAGTTATTGCAGGACTGTATTACACTGTATTACAGATGTGCCTAATCAAAGACAACTCACTGAGCATCTTGGAAAACACGTCACAAACAGCTGTCATCACATTAACTTGATAATGCGGATGTTGTGGTATCTGACAGTGgatgacagcagcagacacaTCGTCATGATGAACGTTAGAGGGAAACGCAACAAAGTGGACTGACATACAAATGAAACTTTATGATGTTAGCAGTAAGACACCAGCCTGGTTTCTACGTGACAACACTGCTGCCAGCAGGCGAGCTCATGACAAACACAGATTGATAATACCTGACAGTGTAAACGTGAATAACACGATAACAGAGAAACGCCAACGTTTCATATACTTGGCAGCATTTTGATGGTAAATGTACATGTACAGGGGTGTCACAGTTTTGCTGCTTCGCTCCAACATATCAGCTGAATGGTAAAGTCGTGTATGAAGCTGGAATACATGGTTAGTTAGCCAGGCTGGTAACTTTAGCTGCTCTGTCTTCTGGATCGTACATTATGACAGATGTTATTCGACTAACGTTAggctaagctaacattagcagcgAATTGGTAAAAGAAGCCGGTCTGACTAGTATCAAGTATCTAGGAGCAATTGTAAAGCCAATCacaaaactaaaacacacaGGGGTGAATATTGACTTGATATGCCTGCCATTAACCGTTTTAAAATACGTATGACACAACGGTACGCCTTCTCCTACATATTAACTGACAGCTTGCTTTATGCTAACCGCTAGCATCGGCGTAGCTAGCATGCTACATTATCATCAAAATGTACGGGGCTTGGAGACAAGCTAACGACGCGGCCTACACAAGCTAACGCTGGACTGGGAGCAAGTTGTTGGCACTATAAACAACTGACATTGCTCTCACGACACTAAGATTACCTGGTCAGTGATCCTCTGAGCTCCAAGATACTCTGGTGTCAGTCTGTAAAATCGTGACAGACACAGCTGTCCTTTATTTATAAAGGGAGAATGGAAGCTGGCTAGCCCGACTAGCAGCTctgctaacgttagcgttaCTTACCCTGTCCGTATTTAGCTTAGGATTCCTCTCCAAGGGAGTCACACCAAATTGGGCGGGGACTGCGAGCCAATGTGTCTGAAATGTCAAAATTTCTATAGCCGGTCACTTAAGATAACCGTAGTTGTGTTGTTCTGTTGTGATTAAAAGGCTACAAAGATGTTTTGcccctttcttttcttggtaTTGTGGAGACAATTTACGCTCAAACCACCATCTTAGCTAGCATTAAAGTAGGGAGGAGGGAGTGGGGCAAGTGTTCAGTGCGACTGAGTCTGCGCAGATGGACGAATGCTTCGTGGGAAATGAAGTTTCGGCGACTTAAAATCGGAAGGGACACATCATTAACTGTATAGACATTTGccaatttattttctattttagttaAACTCCACAGCAGAGGGAAGTagtgcatcttttttttttttgtaactctAGCTAATGTATTCATTAAGAGCTTTAGTTATTAGTCACTTTGTAGATTAAACTCAGTTATTAAAGTTACAAAATGCAAAGTTTTGTTAGTAGTTAAACTACACAACAGTACAATAAGTAGTTTAAATGAGCTCCAGCTTGACCAGCAGCAACATCATAAAattttcaacacattttcatcacttttttttttttctattttttttttactaggaATGGAGTATTTTACATTAGAAAAGGACCTgcgtacttcctccacctctggcattaaaggtccagtgagtAAGATTTTGGGGAATCTATCGGCATAAATGTAactattcataactatgttttaactagtgtataatcacctgaaactaagaactgttgtgtttttgttacctgagctgatgagccatttatatccacATATGGAGCAAGTCCTAGGCTGCTAAGACATGCACAAGGCTTTGTAGCCAATTATTgttgtggccaaacagtgtaattacacctTCATGTGATGTCCAATGGCCCCAAAAGACATTTTCCCACTGGATAACATTCCGAAAGAGATAACTGAAAATCAAACCCCCTCAAAATGAAggatcaggatttgatccattttatCCAATAGCCTTTGGAAAGTCTGGATGTGCTGCAAGATCAAATCATTTTATACCctttcaagttagcagagtgcttAACTAAGAAGTTTTTGGCCGCTGGAGGTCTCTAGTGCGCCTACTCTGTGGGTCTCACAATGTGGAAACAGTGCTGATCATTCTGGTAATTTAATATGCAGCAGTTTTGCGTCATGTTTCAATGAGCAACTTTTAATGGAATAAATGGGGCCCGCcgccaacactgtatccagttgtctttatacatccatggcagATCCTTTTCCACGGAGCTAGCCATTatttttctacagtaacccagaacgTACAAACCGAAGCTCGTTCCAGATGGGGTCATTCGCATTGTTGctttggccactgtagttctgcTACGTTTTTGCATACGTGAGAAGTTTCAactttcaattttttactgTATCAGTTTTGTAAGTTTACACAGATGCAATAAAAGTAAAGATTTAATagctaaaaataaatttaagatagctaaaaataaagataaaataagataaaatataaagataaaatctaaaaatataaataagataaaataaaataaagataacataagataaaaaataaagataaaatagctaaaaataaaaataaaatgagatttaaaaaaatataaaataaataaaaaaacaaagataaaataagaaaaaaataaggataaaattagattaaaaaaagaaatgaaataagataaaagtaaaaattaaatagattaaaaaaaataataaaggtcCCTAAATATCTTTCTGCAGCTAAAATGAACAATATCATGTGACAACTTCTTGGTGGTGTTGTTGAAGAGGAAGTTCGACAATactaaatattttatttctctcaTGTAGTTgagtttcagttttgtttcagttttactttgttagTCATTTGTAGGTTAACACAGGGTCAACCATGCAATGAAATGTATTAGACAAGAGAACGGGTCAGCTCAGCAATAAAAGCACAGGCAGCAGTAAGGATAAAATAAGatgaagataaaataagataaaaatataaatgaaatagattaaaaaaaaaaacaataaaataaagataaaataacaaaaataaagataaaataaaagtataaaataaacTAGAGGAATAAAAACACCAGAATACATTGTTATAATGGTTATAAAAGTATTTATAATCATGAATTCAAACAAAGTTTAGGAAAAATAGGTCTTACATTCATTTACTCAAGTTACTATCTTACATTCTGATTTCTCAAGAATCCAATCACATATTTTAAAGGAGAAcaacacccattttcaaaattcggacatgttattcctatggtctaagacagtccaaaaatattagtaaacatgaacaactgtCTCCctaatccaaaaactagagtaaTAGAGTAAACTCAAATtagtgatgtcatagggtataaagtctggagctgctccttaAACAATGAAATAAGAAAGATGTTTTAGATGACACTGACAGCACCCAGTGggatgttctgagtatatgtgTACTTTTTCTGTGTCAGAGCTGAGATCACCGCAACAGAATAAAGCTAATTTGGGtataaaaaccccccaaaacattctgtgggtccataaAATCAGACTCCTATTCACTGTCTAttgagcagctccagacttaataccctatgacatcacaagtttgagacttacttctcatgttcacaaatattgattgaacttccCTAGACCACAGAAATAACATATCAGAGTTCTTAATTTAGGCGGTGTTCCTCTTTAAGgctaaaaatgacaaacagacTAAGGCACGATAGACCCAATCTTCACAAATTTCTTCAGTAAtgcctcaacatttttttgGGAAAATATAATTAATCTATCCACATGAAGCTGGGTTTGGGCCAGCACTGAGTCTGGGCTTTGTTGGGATCCACAAAGTCTAAGGTGAGCGTGGGGGCGATGGGGTGCGGTGATGCCAACGACAGCCGTGCAGCCAGGAGCCCCATCCGAACACAGCTGTCTGTGTCTCGCCGCTGAAGGATACCAGTTATTAAAGCACCTGAgagactgcagacagagagcagacagaGTGGGGATGAGTTTCTTTTTGCTTGAATGTTGTTGTGTCACAATGAGAGAaagtgtgacagggacaggaagagaaagaggtcATGGGAAATGAAAAGTGGACGAAACTGAAGCCGTTTGgaattaaaataagaaaaggGAAGAGAAAGTAGGTCAAGTAAATTTTTAGCACCTATCTCCGGCTCCTGACACATTCATTGTCTCCTCTGCTGTCACAGTCAGTGCTGGGTAGTGAACAGCACAGAGCTTCCtcctctgcaaacacacagcgCAGTAACCATCTTCACTTTCActgttgtcatcatcatcataatcagcTTGAATATAAGTTGGCCTTACCCTCTTCTGTTTTCTTGGCTGCAGGTTGACCGAGCCTGCATCATGCTCTCCGCACAGCAGCACTCCACTCGCCCCCAGAGTCACCACCAGACAGTGGAGATGCTCCAGTAGGGGGCGTGAGAGAGCCACAGCAACACTCAGCACCTCCTCCAGAGAGTTCGGCAGCACTACCACCCCACAAGACAAAACCACATCCTCAATCACactatttgcattttttacagGAACCGCAACAGCAACAAATGTACGTCAGAACATGTTTGAGAGCACgaggaagtaaaaaaaaaagggggttaACTAATAAATACCCGTTAAGTAATACAGTTTACCTTCAGGTGTTGGGATGCCCAGTGTTTTGTTCATGGTGCACAACTCTGCCAGGTTTGGAGATGAATACGACAGAGACTTCCAGGCGTCTGACAGGAAAGGCTTACAAGCCTTATCTGAATCTGTTGGCTCATACCAAACTGTGACACACATTGATTATActgtattaaaatgaatgaaagctTATGACCATGAACATTTAATATCATATAGTGACCATCTCCCATGTTTACCAttgatgttgtgttttctggCAATGGAGCAAACATAGTTGATGGTGGAGACAGGGATGTTTCCGTCGAGACATACAAGAGTGGCTGATGAAAGCTGCTTCTCAAACTGTGACACCTATTAAAACATATTCAAAGACAGAATATGGGAGGGGATAGTGagtaaactttattttcatagCACCTGTCAAAACAAGAAGAGCAACAGGGATGTCAGGGGATGCTCAAATATAGAAAAATACTAAAGACTGTTATGCTATGGGACCATTTTAGCTGCAATACAGTGATCCGCGACCTCGGGGTGCAAAGCTGGGAGGCCGATAATCCCTTTCCTACTTCCTATCCCCCTTCTTCCAGCGTCCTTGTTtagaccacacccatcttcaaactcagccttcattgtgatctcaactacacacttGTAAAGTGTCGTAACCAGGGGCGTAAAGTCAGGGGCTAGGGGCCCCCTCCGTACTTCCGCCCCCCTTGTTTGGACCACACTCGGCCTTCATTTTGgtctcaactacacacctaaaatttcatgactgcatcttgcacagttGCAAAATTATCACTTTGacaaaaatctgtccacagacagacacagcttCTGTAGTGGTTCCCACTGCAATAGATGTCATCAGGACCATATTTTGGCATGgcgagacacacacacacacacacacacacagacttacaaggtgaaaacaatacagCCATCTCAATGTTGTTAGGTCTGGTAAATATGACataaattagggctgcaactaataaaTACTGGTTATCAAATAATCTGAGGCTTTTAATTCTTGTTTAATCATTTCTGGTTTATAAAATTTCAACATTTCCCGCTATTAAAAAGCCCCAATTGTCATCTGCAAACATCTTGTTTTGTCAGCCCAACAGTGCAAATCCCAGAGACATCCGGTTTACTATCTTtggaagtgaaagaaaaaaggaaaaagtgaCATTTGAGAACTGCAACTGGaaaatgtttggtatttttacttaaaaattttttttgggTTGGACATCATTGGAGCTAAAACACTAAAAGCATGATCCCCCTGGAACGTGATCATCATAAGGCATTACGTCATTATACATATGAGCATACACACAAATTATCTGTGACGTCTGCATGCAGCAGCTCTTATCTTTAAAATTCCCTCCCATACATTCATTTGTGGTTTCCTGTCCATTCCAGCGTGGGAATGGTGGCATTGCAAGTTACTATACTGAGAGATAAGAAATAAGTGTAAAGATATATTCAATGGCTATAACAGAACAAATGCCAACCATAAATAGTTGCAAGATTTGGGTTTGATGTGATGGAAATTTAAAGGATTACAGCTTTCAATAGTTACAAATCGTGGGCTAATTTTGCTTAAAATTAATAACTCCATCAGTCTTACTCACATACTGCTCTGTGATCTGCTGATGAACATCCATATCTCCCAGTCCAAGACCCAGCTCTCCACTCTCAGTGATAACGGCACAGTAAGTTGCTGTGCGCTGCTCTTCTAGTCGGGCCACACCACTCGTGTTCTtacagaaataagaaaaaaaggcaagaacttaacatttacattagggctgcaacgattaatcgactaatcgatgattaatcgactattaaaataatcggtaaCTATTTtattaatcgactaatcggtcatcgagtcatttttcatagaaaagtactataaaagtaccccaaaatactcttattgcagcttcttatgttgaaatattggcagctttacacactctcccatgacggtgaactaaaaccctttggtgtgagtacgaaacaagacattagatgacataattttgaggtttgggagaaacagaccgacatttttcaacattttaacacatttttcgataaaatgattag encodes the following:
- the cnot4a gene encoding CCR4-NOT transcription complex subunit 4 isoform X1; protein product: MSHSPEMKDDPMECPLCMEPLEIDDVNFFPCTCGYQICRFCWHRIRTDENGLCPACRKPYPEDPAVYKPLSQEEIQRIKNEKKQKQNEKKQKVTENRKHLASVRVVQRNLVFVVGLSQRLADPEVLKRPEYFGRFGKIHKVVINNSTSYAGSQGPSASAYVTYIRSEDALRAIQCVNNVVVDGRTLKASLGTTKYCSYFLKSMQCPKPDCMYLHELGDEAASFTKEEMQAGKHQEYEQKLLQDLYKINPSFLQPPACGTEKSKSKSNSTQRTNSSNGKDGWPTLSGHNKLANGLSEDRKSPPLLDYLDQEVITSDGLETDLGPGQRTALSPFSSNCDSNSPSDKPPESIGMVNGETLQQIPTSDSPSPPPGLTKPSLVVPISVSDLTARSPFEGAAAESQSLFSDNSNFRHPNPLPAGLPPFPSSPRGNSDWPMTPEPQSLFTSDTIPVSSSTDWQAAFGFGSSSKQQDDDLGFDPFDVTRKALADLIEKELSVQDQSPLSPGLFPHGGSNHGPSLPPLNPNPGASHHFPSGLPRLPQLHHRAVYSSFSFPGSQNSQASQQQQPAAARHPWMGVPTRNNLTHLNHSASAASHSNFLDLNLPPQHNTGLGGIPISENSGSIDGLNVKEWQDGLRALLPNININFGGLPNSSSSSSSSSSNSVNHIGGPAGPAGISHSLSWDGTASWMDPAIITGRNCIPASAGNSLDCLQDDNPPHWLKSLQALTEMDGPASSAVPTPPQPLHSGLLDAHLPLHHRAAGGWAPYLPPPTANPASQFHSPPPGFQTAFRPPGQPATELLQSAAVDRH
- the cnot4a gene encoding CCR4-NOT transcription complex subunit 4 isoform X2, encoding MSHSPEMKDDPMECPLCMEPLEIDDVNFFPCTCGYQICRFCWHRIRTDENGLCPACRKPYPEDPAVYKPLSQEEIQRIKNEKKQKQNEKKQKVTENRKHLASVRVVQRNLVFVVGLSQRLADPEVLKRPEYFGRFGKIHKVVINNSTSYAGSQGPSASAYVTYIRSEDALRAIQCVNNVVVDGRTLKASLGTTKYCSYFLKSMQCPKPDCMYLHELGDEAASFTKEEMQAGKHQEYEQKLLQDLYKINPSFLQPPACGTEKSKSKSNSTQRTNSSNGKDGWPTLSGHNKLANGLSEDRKSPPLLDYLDQEVITSDGLETDLGPGQRTALSPFSSNCDSNSPSDKPPESIGMVNGETLQQIPTSDSPSPPPGLTKPSLVVPISVSDLTARSPFEGAAAESQSLFSDNSNFRHPNPLPAGLPPFPSSPRGNSDWPMTPEPQSLFTSDTIPVSSSTDWQAAFGFGSSSKQQDDDLGFDPFDVTRKALADLIEKELSVQDQSPLSPGLFPHGGSNHGPSLPPLNPNPGASHHFPSGLPRLPQLHHRAVYSSFSFPGSQNSQASQQQQPAAARHPWMGVPTRNNLTHLNHSASAASHSNFLDLNLPPQHNTGLGGIPISENSGSIDGLNVKEWQDGLRALLPNININFGGLPNSSSSSSSSSSNSVNHIGGPAGPAGISHSLSWDGTASWMDPAIITGIPASAGNSLDCLQDDNPPHWLKSLQALTEMDGPASSAVPTPPQPLHSGLLDAHLPLHHRAAGGWAPYLPPPTANPASQFHSPPPGFQTAFRPPGQPATELLQSAAVDRH